A genomic segment from Salvia splendens isolate huo1 chromosome 13, SspV2, whole genome shotgun sequence encodes:
- the LOC121762228 gene encoding glutathione S-transferase 2-like isoform X1, which translates to MNMNMLVESAHLTQLTYKFLDLEIGWKFVSPFLTTALPNCQNLNSTMESQDKVQVQSSSAPKLVLYSYWQSSCSWRVRFALNLKGLSYEHRAVNLDKGDHFTPEFEKLNPLHYVPVLVDGDVVVSDSYAIILHLEQNYPRNPLLPSDPQLRAINLQAASIVSSSIQPLHMMAVTKYVEEKFGPEEGAAWVQIHIEKGFLALEKLLKDCAGTYSTGDTAYMAEVGVTAKRFNIDMSELPTLDAIYKSCIALPEFEASLPEKQPDAVPYFFLLFNSWFFK; encoded by the exons atgaatatgaatatg TTAGTTGAGTCAGCGCACCTAACTCAACTAACTTACAAATTTCTTGACCTTGAGATAGGCTGGAAATTTGTTTCTCCATTCTTGACAACTGCACTACCAAATTGCCAAAACCTCAACTCTACAATGGAATCCCAGGACAAG GTGCAGGTTCAGTCATCATCAGCTCCCAAGCTAGTACTCTACTCCTATTGGCAGAGCTCTTGTTCTTGGCGTGTTCGATTTGCTTTGAATCTTAAAG GACTTTCTTATGAGCACAGGGCTGTCAATCTTGATAAAGGAGACCACTTCACTCCAG AATTTGAGAAATTAAATCCCCTTCACTATGTCCCAGTCTTGGTTGATGGAGATGTAGTTGTTTCAGACTCGTACGCGATTATACTG CATTTGGAACAAAATTATCCTCGAAATCCTTTGTTGCCATCTGATCCTCAACTTCGAGCAATCAATCTTCAG GCTGCAAGTATTGTGTCATCCAGTATACAGCCTCTTCACATGATGGCGGTCACG AAATATGTCGAGGAAAAGTTTGGGCCGGAAGAGGGAGCAGCTTGGGTGCAGATCCATATAGAGAAAGGCTTCTTGG CCCTTGAGAAGCTGCTGAAAGACTGTGCTGGCACGTATTCTACAGGAGACACGGCCTACATG GCGGAAGTTGGAGTTACTGCAAAGAGATTTAACATCGATATG TCGGAACTCCCAACGTTGGATGCAATATATAAGTCGTGCATTGCGCTGCCAGAGTTCGAGGCTTCTTTGCCGGAGAAACAACCTGATGCTGTGCCATACTTCTTTCTTTTGTTCAACTCTTGGTTTTTTAAATAG
- the LOC121762228 gene encoding glutathione S-transferase 2-like isoform X2, whose product MNMNMLVESAHLTQLTYKFLDLEIGWKFVSPFLTTALPNCQNLNSTMESQDKVQVQSSSAPKLVLYSYWQSSCSWRVRFALNLKGLSYEHRAVNLDKGDHFTPEFEKLNPLHYVPVLVDGDVVVSDSYAIILHLEQNYPRNPLLPSDPQLRAINLQAASIVSSSIQPLHMMAVTKYVEEKFGPEEGAAWVQIHIEKGFLGDTAYMAEVGVTAKRFNIDMSELPTLDAIYKSCIALPEFEASLPEKQPDAVPYFFLLFNSWFFK is encoded by the exons atgaatatgaatatg TTAGTTGAGTCAGCGCACCTAACTCAACTAACTTACAAATTTCTTGACCTTGAGATAGGCTGGAAATTTGTTTCTCCATTCTTGACAACTGCACTACCAAATTGCCAAAACCTCAACTCTACAATGGAATCCCAGGACAAG GTGCAGGTTCAGTCATCATCAGCTCCCAAGCTAGTACTCTACTCCTATTGGCAGAGCTCTTGTTCTTGGCGTGTTCGATTTGCTTTGAATCTTAAAG GACTTTCTTATGAGCACAGGGCTGTCAATCTTGATAAAGGAGACCACTTCACTCCAG AATTTGAGAAATTAAATCCCCTTCACTATGTCCCAGTCTTGGTTGATGGAGATGTAGTTGTTTCAGACTCGTACGCGATTATACTG CATTTGGAACAAAATTATCCTCGAAATCCTTTGTTGCCATCTGATCCTCAACTTCGAGCAATCAATCTTCAG GCTGCAAGTATTGTGTCATCCAGTATACAGCCTCTTCACATGATGGCGGTCACG AAATATGTCGAGGAAAAGTTTGGGCCGGAAGAGGGAGCAGCTTGGGTGCAGATCCATATAGAGAAAGGCTTCTTGG GAGACACGGCCTACATG GCGGAAGTTGGAGTTACTGCAAAGAGATTTAACATCGATATG TCGGAACTCCCAACGTTGGATGCAATATATAAGTCGTGCATTGCGCTGCCAGAGTTCGAGGCTTCTTTGCCGGAGAAACAACCTGATGCTGTGCCATACTTCTTTCTTTTGTTCAACTCTTGGTTTTTTAAATAG
- the LOC121762228 gene encoding glutathione S-transferase 2-like isoform X4, which produces MESQDKVQSSSAPKLVLYSYWQSSCSWRVRFALNLKGLSYEHRAVNLDKGDHFTPEFEKLNPLHYVPVLVDGDVVVSDSYAIILHLEQNYPRNPLLPSDPQLRAINLQAASIVSSSIQPLHMMAVTKYVEEKFGPEEGAAWVQIHIEKGFLAAERLCWHVFYRRHGLHGKIVFPLLCSCKECADSLFTMNVIVAKPQAEVGVTAKRFNIDMSELPTLDAIYKSCIALPEFEASLPEKQPDAVPYFFLLFNSWFFK; this is translated from the exons ATGGAATCCCAGGACAAG GTTCAGTCATCATCAGCTCCCAAGCTAGTACTCTACTCCTATTGGCAGAGCTCTTGTTCTTGGCGTGTTCGATTTGCTTTGAATCTTAAAG GACTTTCTTATGAGCACAGGGCTGTCAATCTTGATAAAGGAGACCACTTCACTCCAG AATTTGAGAAATTAAATCCCCTTCACTATGTCCCAGTCTTGGTTGATGGAGATGTAGTTGTTTCAGACTCGTACGCGATTATACTG CATTTGGAACAAAATTATCCTCGAAATCCTTTGTTGCCATCTGATCCTCAACTTCGAGCAATCAATCTTCAG GCTGCAAGTATTGTGTCATCCAGTATACAGCCTCTTCACATGATGGCGGTCACG AAATATGTCGAGGAAAAGTTTGGGCCGGAAGAGGGAGCAGCTTGGGTGCAGATCCATATAGAGAAAGGCTTCTTGG CTGCTGAAAGACTGTGCTGGCACGTATTCTACAGGAGACACGGCCTACATGGTAAAATTGTCTTCCCGTTACTTTGCAGCTGCAAAGAATGTGCGGATAGTTTGTTTACGATGAATGTGATTGTGGCAAAACCGCAGGCGGAAGTTGGAGTTACTGCAAAGAGATTTAACATCGATATG TCGGAACTCCCAACGTTGGATGCAATATATAAGTCGTGCATTGCGCTGCCAGAGTTCGAGGCTTCTTTGCCGGAGAAACAACCTGATGCTGTGCCATACTTCTTTCTTTTGTTCAACTCTTGGTTTTTTAAATAG
- the LOC121762228 gene encoding glutathione S-transferase 2-like isoform X3 gives MESQDKVQVQSSSAPKLVLYSYWQSSCSWRVRFALNLKGLSYEHRAVNLDKGDHFTPEFEKLNPLHYVPVLVDGDVVVSDSYAIILHLEQNYPRNPLLPSDPQLRAINLQAASIVSSSIQPLHMMAVTKYVEEKFGPEEGAAWVQIHIEKGFLAAERLCWHVFYRRHGLHGKIVFPLLCSCKECADSLFTMNVIVAKPQAEVGVTAKRFNIDMSELPTLDAIYKSCIALPEFEASLPEKQPDAVPYFFLLFNSWFFK, from the exons ATGGAATCCCAGGACAAG GTGCAGGTTCAGTCATCATCAGCTCCCAAGCTAGTACTCTACTCCTATTGGCAGAGCTCTTGTTCTTGGCGTGTTCGATTTGCTTTGAATCTTAAAG GACTTTCTTATGAGCACAGGGCTGTCAATCTTGATAAAGGAGACCACTTCACTCCAG AATTTGAGAAATTAAATCCCCTTCACTATGTCCCAGTCTTGGTTGATGGAGATGTAGTTGTTTCAGACTCGTACGCGATTATACTG CATTTGGAACAAAATTATCCTCGAAATCCTTTGTTGCCATCTGATCCTCAACTTCGAGCAATCAATCTTCAG GCTGCAAGTATTGTGTCATCCAGTATACAGCCTCTTCACATGATGGCGGTCACG AAATATGTCGAGGAAAAGTTTGGGCCGGAAGAGGGAGCAGCTTGGGTGCAGATCCATATAGAGAAAGGCTTCTTGG CTGCTGAAAGACTGTGCTGGCACGTATTCTACAGGAGACACGGCCTACATGGTAAAATTGTCTTCCCGTTACTTTGCAGCTGCAAAGAATGTGCGGATAGTTTGTTTACGATGAATGTGATTGTGGCAAAACCGCAGGCGGAAGTTGGAGTTACTGCAAAGAGATTTAACATCGATATG TCGGAACTCCCAACGTTGGATGCAATATATAAGTCGTGCATTGCGCTGCCAGAGTTCGAGGCTTCTTTGCCGGAGAAACAACCTGATGCTGTGCCATACTTCTTTCTTTTGTTCAACTCTTGGTTTTTTAAATAG
- the LOC121760359 gene encoding glutathione S-transferase 2-like: protein KQVQVQSSSAPKLVLYSYWQSSFSWRVRFALNLKGLSYEYRAVNLDKGDHFTPEFEKLNPLHYVPVLVDGDVVISDSYAIILHLEQNYPQNPLLPSDPQLRAINLQAASIVSSSMQPLHMMAILKYIEEKFGPKEREAWVQIHLEKGFSALEKLLKDRAGTYSTGDTAYMADVFLAPQIAVAANRFKVDVSKFPTLDAIYKSCIALPEFEASLPERQPDAVP from the exons AAACAGGTGCAGGTTCAGTCATCATCAGCTCCCAAGCTAGTACTCTACTCCTATTGGCAGAGCTCTTTTTCTTGGCGCGTTCGATTTGCTTTGAATCTTAAAG GACTTTCTTATGAGTACAGGGCTGTCAATCTTGATAAAGGAGACCACTTCACTCCAG AATTTGAGAAATTAAATCCCCTTCACTATGTCCCAGTCTTGGTTGATGGAGATGTAGTTATTTCAGACTCGTATGCGATTATACTG CATTTGGAACAAAACTATCCTCAGAATCCTTTGTTGCCATCTGATCCTCAACTTCGAGCAATCAATCTTCAG GCTGCAAGTATTGTGTCATCCAGTATGCAGCCTCTTCACATGATGGCAATCTTG AAATATATCGAGGAAAAGTTTGGGCCTAAAGAGCGAGAAGCTTGGGTGCAGATCCATCTAGAGAAAGGCTTCTCTG CCCTCGAGAAGCTGCTGAAAGACCGTGCTGGCACGTATTCTACAGGAGACACGGCTTATATG GCAGATGTGTTCTTGGCTCCTCAAATCGCAGTTGCTGCAAACAGATTCAAAGTCGATGTG TCAAAATTCCCAACTTTGGATGCAATATATAAGTCCTGCATTGCATTGCCGGAGTTTGAGGCTTCTTTGCCGGAGAGACAACCTGATGCTGTGCCATAG